The following DNA comes from Nocardia sp. XZ_19_385.
AGCAACGAGTGATGAAGGGTTGATGTGATGTCCACAGCGGCGAACATCAGTGGCACCATCTCGGTGAAGACCACCGAACAGGGTCTGCCACTGGCTATTTCGGTCGAGCCGGGCGAATTGCGACGGGACCCGACCGAGCTCGCGAATCAGATCCTGCGGTTGTGCCGGCAGGCGGCGAACCGGGCCGGGCTGGCGCGCCGGGAGCAGTTGCAGGAGGCGGGGCTGAGCAGTCAGGCACTCGCGCTGACCGGGCTGCCGAAGCCGGAAGACGTCGCGGCGCAGGAGTGGGTCGAGGAAGAAGAGTACGAGGAAGAGCCGCAGAGCTGGTTGAGGGACGCCTGATATGAGTACGAATCCCGTGATGGACGAGATCGAGGCGCGGGCGCATCGGGCGCTGAACCGGCTGCGCGATCTCGGTGACGATATGGCGAAGGTCCGCGGCCAGGAGAGCGCGGCGGACGGTGCGGTCACCGTCGAGGTGGATGGCAATGGGGCCTTGGTGGACTTGCGATTTACCAGTGCGGTATCGCGAATGTCACCCAGTGAATTCGAGCAGGCCGTGGTTTCGGCCGCGCAGCGGGCGGCGGCCGCCGCGATGGGGCGAATGGGCGAGCTGATTACCGAGTTCAACGAGGAATCCGCAGCTCAGGCCTAGTGCGACACCAAAGATTTACTCTCCCTTAAGAGATTCGACCCGAATATTCACTGCGCGACACATCACATGATCCGGTAGATTCGATTCAGTTCCCAATCGTTTTCTCGCAGAGGGTGTTTC
Coding sequences within:
- a CDS encoding YbaB/EbfC family nucleoid-associated protein is translated as MSTNPVMDEIEARAHRALNRLRDLGDDMAKVRGQESAADGAVTVEVDGNGALVDLRFTSAVSRMSPSEFEQAVVSAAQRAAAAAMGRMGELITEFNEESAAQA